A section of the Acidobacterium capsulatum ATCC 51196 genome encodes:
- the treZ gene encoding malto-oligosyltrehalose trehalohydrolase, with protein sequence MHSFEVWAPRAKEMAVQVDGIAHPMTGPDERGYWRAELDEAGPGSDYGFLVDGDTKAYPDPRSKWQPEGVHGLSRVYDPDAFDWTDAGFQAPPLASAILYELHIGTFTPQGTLDAAIEKLDYLRALGITHVELMPVAAFAGEYGWGYDGVALYAVHAPYGGPDALKRFVNAAHSKGLAVLLDVVYNHFGPVGNYTGKFGPYVTESHHTPWGGAVNLEDAGADEVRRFFCDNAQMWLREFHIDGLRLDAVHAFVDRSAIHFLEQLSAEIEALSAQLARRLVLIAESDLNDPRIVTPREAGGYGIDAQWSDDFHHALFSVLANETDGYYADFGGLRQLAKAIESTFVYDGRYSPYRKRTHGRAAGNLSQHRFLGYIQNHDQIGNRAIGERIEHMTGAPRAKIAAALVLTSPFVPMIFQGEEWAASSPFQYFANHDDPEMARLVSEGRKKEFAAFGWDPESIPDPEQRETFERSKLKWQETTEPRHAEMLAWHWELIRLRRSSADLNVGEPGNASVSFDEQAGWLMVQRGRVFVYCNLGAKDCRFSIRSWGRVLLASAAEVKFEDGVLMLPADAVAVIEMKEGSRQ encoded by the coding sequence ATGCATTCTTTTGAAGTGTGGGCACCACGGGCGAAAGAAATGGCTGTTCAGGTAGATGGAATTGCCCATCCCATGACAGGCCCGGATGAGCGCGGTTATTGGCGGGCTGAGCTAGATGAGGCCGGGCCCGGTTCGGACTATGGGTTTCTGGTGGATGGAGATACGAAGGCCTATCCTGATCCCCGCTCCAAGTGGCAACCGGAGGGTGTACATGGATTGTCCCGGGTCTATGATCCAGATGCATTTGATTGGACGGACGCGGGATTTCAAGCGCCGCCGCTGGCCAGCGCCATTCTCTATGAGTTACACATAGGAACCTTCACTCCTCAGGGCACGCTCGATGCGGCGATTGAGAAGCTCGATTATCTGCGTGCGCTCGGCATCACGCATGTGGAACTGATGCCGGTGGCGGCTTTCGCCGGGGAGTATGGATGGGGATATGACGGGGTGGCTCTTTATGCGGTGCATGCACCGTATGGCGGCCCGGATGCATTGAAGCGCTTTGTGAACGCGGCGCACTCGAAAGGATTGGCGGTGCTGCTGGACGTGGTTTACAACCACTTTGGTCCGGTGGGCAATTACACCGGGAAATTCGGTCCATATGTGACCGAGTCACATCATACGCCGTGGGGTGGCGCTGTGAATCTGGAAGATGCCGGCGCGGATGAGGTGCGCCGGTTCTTCTGTGATAACGCGCAGATGTGGCTCAGGGAATTTCATATCGATGGATTGCGCCTGGATGCGGTGCATGCGTTTGTCGATAGATCAGCGATTCACTTTCTTGAACAGCTTTCGGCGGAGATAGAAGCGCTGAGCGCGCAACTGGCACGCCGGCTTGTGCTGATCGCAGAAAGTGATCTGAATGATCCACGTATCGTTACTCCTCGCGAGGCCGGCGGATATGGCATCGATGCGCAATGGAGCGATGATTTTCATCACGCGCTGTTTTCTGTTCTTGCAAATGAGACGGATGGTTACTATGCGGATTTTGGCGGGTTGCGCCAGTTGGCTAAAGCCATCGAGTCCACGTTTGTCTACGATGGACGGTATTCCCCCTATCGAAAGCGTACTCACGGGCGCGCTGCCGGGAATCTTTCGCAGCATCGTTTTCTTGGTTACATCCAGAATCACGATCAGATTGGGAATCGTGCCATCGGCGAGCGGATAGAACACATGACAGGCGCTCCGCGTGCCAAGATTGCTGCCGCGCTGGTCCTGACGAGTCCTTTTGTTCCCATGATTTTTCAAGGCGAGGAGTGGGCAGCGTCATCTCCCTTTCAATACTTTGCAAATCACGATGACCCTGAGATGGCACGGCTGGTTTCAGAGGGAAGAAAGAAGGAGTTCGCTGCGTTCGGATGGGACCCCGAGTCCATTCCTGATCCTGAGCAGCGTGAAACCTTTGAGCGCTCCAAGCTGAAGTGGCAAGAGACCACGGAGCCGCGTCATGCTGAGATGCTGGCGTGGCACTGGGAGCTTATCCGACTGCGGCGGTCAAGCGCTGACCTGAATGTTGGGGAGCCTGGGAACGCGTCGGTCAGCTTTGATGAGCAAGCGGGATGGCTGATGGTTCAGCGGGGAAGGGTCTTTGTCTATTGCAATCTGGGAGCTAAGGATTGCCGTTTTTCCATTCGCTCATGGGGCCGTGTTCTATTGGCCTCAGCAGCCGAGGTGAAGTTCGAGGATGGAGTGCTCATGCTTCCAGCGGATGCAGTTGCGGTGATCGAGATGAAGGAAGGCAGTCGGCAATGA
- a CDS encoding UBP-type zinc finger domain-containing protein, translated as MKHVNPAAKPSGTGCLECEQSEGWWFHLRRCAECGHIGCCDSSPSRHANEHYRSTGHAVIQSFEPGESWFWNFESSSVADGPALAPPHHHPVTQPAPGPEGRVPENWQSLLHR; from the coding sequence ATGAAGCATGTGAATCCAGCTGCGAAGCCGAGCGGCACAGGATGCCTGGAATGTGAGCAGTCGGAGGGATGGTGGTTTCATCTGCGCCGCTGCGCGGAGTGCGGTCATATCGGCTGCTGCGACTCTTCTCCTTCGCGTCATGCCAACGAGCACTACCGCAGCACAGGGCACGCGGTGATCCAGAGCTTCGAGCCGGGAGAAAGCTGGTTCTGGAATTTTGAAAGCAGCAGCGTGGCTGATGGCCCCGCGCTTGCTCCTCCCCATCATCATCCAGTCACTCAGCCGGCGCCAGGTCCTGAGGGGCGCGTGCCTGAAAACTGGCAGAGCTTGCTGCATCGATAG